A genomic stretch from Sulfurimonas sediminis includes:
- the gap gene encoding type I glyceraldehyde-3-phosphate dehydrogenase: MALKIAINGFGRIGRCVARIAHKRDDVEVVAINDTANIDMMIYLLKNDSVHGTFESEVVQLDDENIAIDGKKIRVFSDRDPKNLKFAECGADMVLECTGVFLTQESAQVHIDNGIQKVLFSAPAKDKATPTFVMGVNEEKYAGQRIVSNASCTTNCLGPVARVLDDAFGIEKGLMTTIHSYTNDQNILDVKHNKDKRRARAGAINMIPTTTGAAKAISLVMPQLEGKLHGQSVRVPTPDVSMVDLNVVVSKNTTKEEVTAVFNEMADTRLKGLLHMDKEMRVSQDFVGSQYSAIVAEDLTQVIGGNMIKVMAWYDNEWGYSSRLLDMALHISK, from the coding sequence ATGGCACTAAAAATAGCAATTAACGGATTTGGTAGAATAGGTCGTTGTGTAGCACGTATTGCACACAAAAGAGATGATGTGGAAGTTGTCGCTATAAATGACACTGCAAATATAGATATGATGATCTATCTATTGAAAAATGATTCCGTTCACGGAACATTTGAGAGCGAAGTTGTGCAGCTTGATGATGAAAACATTGCAATTGACGGTAAAAAAATAAGAGTTTTTTCTGATCGTGACCCAAAAAACCTGAAGTTTGCCGAATGTGGCGCTGATATGGTTTTAGAGTGTACCGGTGTCTTTTTGACACAGGAATCTGCACAGGTGCATATTGACAATGGTATACAAAAAGTTCTTTTTTCTGCTCCTGCGAAAGACAAAGCAACACCGACATTTGTAATGGGCGTCAATGAAGAAAAATATGCGGGACAAAGAATAGTCTCCAACGCTTCTTGTACAACAAACTGTCTGGGGCCTGTTGCCCGTGTTCTTGATGATGCTTTTGGTATTGAAAAAGGCTTAATGACAACGATTCACTCGTATACGAATGATCAAAATATTTTAGATGTGAAACACAACAAAGACAAACGCCGTGCACGTGCCGGTGCTATCAATATGATTCCAACGACAACAGGGGCTGCAAAAGCTATCAGCCTTGTTATGCCTCAGCTTGAAGGAAAACTGCATGGACAGTCAGTACGTGTACCGACACCTGATGTTTCTATGGTTGATTTAAATGTTGTCGTTTCAAAAAATACAACAAAAGAAGAAGTAACGGCTGTCTTTAACGAAATGGCAGATACAAGACTCAAAGGGCTTTTGCATATGGATAAAGAGATGCGTGTTTCTCAGGATTTTGTAGGCTCGCAGTACAGTGCAATCGTAGCAGAAGATTTAACACAGGTAATCGGAGGCAATATGATAAAAGTTATGGCATGGTATGATAATGAGTGGGGTTATTCGTCACGACTCTTAGATATGGCTCTTCACATTTCAAAATAG
- the hepT gene encoding type VII toxin-antitoxin system HepT family RNase toxin translates to MLHKIEQKIRSIEELLAILDDLKADCKERFLADKIYQGALLHYLYLVSDSSIALAEMMIKYKNLRKSNSYYESIDLLGEYNIIPAEFAYDFAKIASFRNFLAHHYERIDYKEICESTLAKLSEIKLYLEYIRKSL, encoded by the coding sequence ATGTTGCATAAAATTGAGCAAAAAATACGTTCCATTGAAGAGCTGTTAGCTATTTTAGATGATTTAAAAGCTGACTGTAAAGAACGATTCTTAGCCGATAAAATTTATCAAGGTGCTTTACTGCATTATCTTTATCTCGTCTCCGATAGTTCGATTGCGCTGGCAGAAATGATGATAAAATATAAAAATTTAAGAAAGTCAAACAGTTACTATGAAAGTATAGATTTGTTGGGCGAATATAATATAATACCCGCAGAATTTGCCTATGATTTTGCGAAAATTGCTTCTTTTAGAAACTTTTTAGCGCATCATTATGAAAGAATTGATTATAAAGAAATTTGTGAAAGTACTCTTGCAAAATTAAGTGAAATAAAACTATACCTTGAATATATACGAAAGAGTTTATAG
- the mntA gene encoding type VII toxin-antitoxin system MntA family adenylyltransferase antitoxin codes for MAKIDKIKKIIHNINEIEFAYLFGSYAKNTQTDKSDIDIAVHVKEEYNNFDTKLKIHHKLEINLHKDIDLIILNNAKNFDLLEDIFNEGIILQDAKDDERILFELAKEHEIQDYKIFKRMLDVA; via the coding sequence ATGGCAAAAATAGATAAAATCAAAAAAATTATTCATAATATCAATGAAATAGAATTCGCATATCTTTTCGGTTCTTATGCAAAAAATACGCAAACAGATAAAAGTGATATAGATATTGCAGTACATGTAAAAGAAGAGTATAATAATTTTGATACAAAATTAAAAATTCATCATAAATTAGAAATAAATTTACATAAAGATATAGATTTAATTATATTAAACAATGCAAAAAACTTTGATTTACTAGAAGATATTTTTAATGAAGGCATTATACTTCAAGATGCAAAAGATGATGAACGCATACTCTTTGAACTTGCGAAAGAGCATGAAATACAAGATTATAAAATTTTTAAAAGAATGTTAGATGTTGCATAA
- a CDS encoding phosphoglycerate kinase, whose product MELLHLKKLDLANKKVLIRCDFNVPMDEFGNIADDRRIRSAIATINYCLDLDCAVILASHLGRPKGQIVEKYRLAPVARRLQQLLKRHVTLAKDVVGEDAMQKAKDLCRHEVLLLENLRFEPGETKDDEELSKKLASMAEFYVNDAFGVSHRAHASVHGITKFFDNEHKAAGFLLEREIQYFSKLMNNPVRPFAAIIGGSKVSGKLEALVNLLPRVDKVFIGGGMAFTFLKQMGYEIGASLVEDDLLDEAQNIMDEAKRLGVKFYLPVDVIAAEKFSEDAVSKIVTSQEIPQKWMGLDIGPATVRLYREALNDVQTVLWNGPMGVYEMEKFARGSSKIAHFVADTYATTVVGGGDTADLVKRVGVDEDISFISTGGGASLELLEGKVLPGVEPLMVKITEKED is encoded by the coding sequence TTGGAACTATTACACTTAAAAAAGTTAGATTTAGCCAATAAAAAGGTTTTGATACGATGTGATTTTAACGTACCGATGGATGAGTTCGGCAATATTGCGGATGACCGTAGGATTCGTTCTGCTATAGCGACTATCAACTACTGTCTCGATTTGGACTGTGCTGTTATATTGGCATCTCATCTTGGTCGACCAAAAGGCCAGATAGTTGAAAAGTATAGACTGGCTCCTGTTGCCAGGCGTTTGCAACAGCTTTTAAAGCGTCATGTAACGTTGGCAAAAGATGTTGTCGGTGAAGATGCCATGCAAAAAGCAAAAGATTTATGTCGGCACGAAGTACTTTTACTTGAAAACTTACGCTTTGAACCGGGGGAGACAAAAGATGATGAAGAACTGTCAAAAAAACTGGCATCAATGGCAGAGTTTTATGTCAACGATGCTTTTGGTGTCAGTCACCGAGCGCATGCATCTGTACACGGCATTACAAAGTTTTTTGATAACGAACACAAAGCAGCCGGCTTTTTGCTCGAGCGTGAGATTCAGTACTTTTCAAAACTTATGAACAATCCTGTCCGTCCGTTTGCCGCCATTATCGGTGGAAGCAAAGTCTCTGGAAAGCTTGAAGCACTTGTAAACCTGTTGCCAAGAGTTGACAAAGTATTCATCGGCGGAGGTATGGCTTTTACATTTTTAAAACAGATGGGATACGAAATAGGTGCTTCACTTGTTGAAGATGACTTACTTGATGAAGCGCAAAATATTATGGATGAAGCAAAAAGACTGGGTGTGAAATTTTATCTGCCAGTGGATGTTATAGCAGCGGAAAAATTTTCTGAAGATGCTGTCAGTAAGATTGTCACATCACAGGAGATTCCACAAAAGTGGATGGGACTTGATATCGGTCCTGCAACTGTAAGACTTTACAGAGAGGCGCTCAACGATGTGCAGACAGTACTGTGGAATGGTCCGATGGGTGTCTATGAAATGGAAAAATTTGCCAGAGGTTCTTCAAAAATAGCACATTTTGTAGCAGATACCTATGCCACGACAGTCGTAGGCGGTGGAGATACCGCTGATTTGGTCAAAAGAGTGGGCGTTGATGAAGACATCAGCTTTATCTCTACAGGCGGTGGAGCTTCTCTGGAATTGCTTGAGGGTAAAGTACTTCCTGGTGTTGAGCCCTTAATGGTAAAAATCACAGAAAAAGAGGACTAA
- a CDS encoding HP0268 family nuclease, which translates to MDLKFARTDLEAKPKKVDLAKLDAEVEKNESIIFYFDRENSHKDLLELQDHYEAMGKSFYMSEVKYGLSDNDYMYQVHIMS; encoded by the coding sequence ATGGATTTGAAATTTGCAAGAACTGATTTAGAAGCAAAACCGAAAAAAGTTGATTTAGCTAAATTGGATGCAGAAGTAGAAAAAAACGAGAGTATAATATTTTATTTTGACAGAGAAAATTCACATAAAGATTTACTAGAACTGCAAGACCATTACGAAGCAATGGGTAAAAGTTTTTATATGAGTGAAGTAAAGTACGGGTTGTCAGACAATGACTACATGTACCAAGTTCACATCATGAGCTAA
- the fabI gene encoding enoyl-ACP reductase FabI produces MIMKGKKGLIVGLANNKSIAYGIAKACAAQGAEMAFTYLNDALKKRVEPIAKEFGSDYVYELDVSNEEHMSGIAAKIEKDFGKIDFLVHSVAFAPKEALSAPFMKTTKSAFQIAMDISVYSFIDLTNRLESVLSDDASILTLSYLGGPKYIVNYNVMGVAKAALESSVRYMAVELGAKGQRVNAISAGPIKTLAAAGIGDFKQILNWNETNAPLKRNVTIDEVGNSAMYLLSNLSSGVTGEVHYVDAGYNIMGMAAAATNEEGKTVLAWDTRNQ; encoded by the coding sequence ATGATAATGAAAGGAAAAAAAGGCTTAATAGTAGGTTTGGCAAACAATAAATCCATAGCATACGGCATAGCAAAAGCCTGTGCGGCACAGGGAGCTGAGATGGCTTTTACATACTTGAATGATGCCCTGAAAAAGAGAGTAGAACCTATAGCAAAAGAGTTTGGCAGCGACTATGTATATGAGTTGGATGTCTCAAATGAAGAGCATATGTCCGGGATTGCTGCTAAAATTGAAAAAGATTTCGGAAAAATAGACTTTTTGGTCCACTCAGTTGCTTTTGCTCCAAAAGAAGCACTCTCTGCACCTTTTATGAAAACAACAAAAAGTGCTTTTCAGATTGCTATGGATATTTCTGTTTACTCGTTTATAGATTTAACAAACCGTTTAGAATCTGTTTTGTCTGATGATGCTTCCATTTTGACACTTTCATATCTTGGTGGACCAAAATACATTGTAAACTATAATGTCATGGGTGTAGCAAAAGCAGCCTTGGAGTCGAGTGTGCGCTATATGGCGGTTGAACTCGGTGCAAAAGGACAGCGTGTTAATGCTATCTCTGCCGGACCTATCAAAACACTTGCTGCAGCAGGAATAGGTGATTTTAAGCAGATACTGAACTGGAATGAAACAAATGCTCCATTGAAGCGAAATGTAACCATAGACGAAGTCGGAAATTCTGCGATGTATCTGCTCAGTAATCTAAGCTCAGGTGTAACAGGCGAAGTGCATTATGTTGATGCAGGGTACAACATCATGGGTATGGCAGCCGCAGCCACTAACGAAGAAGGCAAAACTGTCTTGGCATGGGATACAAGAAATCAATAA
- the miaB gene encoding tRNA (N6-isopentenyl adenosine(37)-C2)-methylthiotransferase MiaB, which translates to MSKKLFIETLGCAMNSRDSEHMIAQLREKEGYETTQTLEEADLILINTCSVRERPVHKLFSELGGFNKRKKPSAKIGVCGCTASHLGEEIIKRAPYVNFVLGARNVSKIGEVLHKDKAVEIDINYDESEFAFDDFRTSPYKAYINISIGCDKRCTFCIVPKTRGDEISIPDELIINEAKRAVNNGAKEVFLLGQNVNNYGRRFSSSEHEKVNFTELLRRLSKIEGLERIRFTSPHPFHMDDEFIEEFAKNPKICKSMHMPLQSGSSKVLKDMKRGYTKEWFLNRVQKLRAECPEVSISTDIIVAFPGESDEDFADTIDVMKQVKFDQIFSFKYSPRPETEAQHFTNTVDEEVASQRLAYLQSLHNELLDEINAKYLGQTFRVYFENLNKDNFVSGRSDNNLVIKVKGSEELLGEFRDVKITSIGRTILTGELVA; encoded by the coding sequence ATGAGTAAAAAGTTATTTATTGAAACCTTGGGTTGTGCTATGAACTCTCGTGACTCTGAACATATGATAGCACAGTTACGTGAAAAAGAGGGTTATGAAACGACACAGACCCTTGAAGAGGCCGACCTGATTTTGATAAATACCTGTTCTGTGAGAGAGCGTCCTGTTCATAAGCTTTTTTCTGAGCTCGGCGGTTTCAACAAACGGAAAAAACCTTCGGCTAAAATCGGTGTATGCGGATGTACCGCCTCTCATCTCGGAGAAGAGATTATAAAACGGGCACCTTATGTAAACTTTGTTCTGGGTGCAAGAAATGTTTCTAAAATAGGTGAAGTTTTACATAAAGACAAAGCTGTGGAAATAGACATAAATTATGATGAGAGCGAATTTGCTTTTGATGATTTTAGAACATCCCCCTATAAAGCATATATCAACATTTCCATAGGCTGTGACAAGCGGTGTACATTTTGTATTGTTCCAAAAACACGCGGAGATGAAATTTCGATTCCTGATGAACTCATTATCAACGAGGCAAAACGCGCTGTAAACAATGGAGCCAAAGAAGTTTTCCTGCTCGGCCAAAATGTCAATAATTACGGCAGGCGTTTTTCATCGAGTGAGCATGAAAAGGTCAATTTTACAGAGTTGCTGCGCAGACTCTCCAAAATTGAAGGTTTAGAGCGTATTCGTTTTACATCGCCGCATCCTTTCCATATGGATGATGAATTTATAGAAGAATTTGCCAAAAACCCTAAAATCTGCAAATCTATGCATATGCCACTGCAAAGCGGTTCAAGTAAAGTGCTCAAAGATATGAAACGCGGGTACACAAAAGAGTGGTTTTTGAACCGTGTGCAAAAATTACGCGCAGAGTGTCCTGAAGTCAGTATATCAACGGACATCATAGTAGCCTTTCCCGGTGAGAGTGATGAAGATTTTGCAGATACAATTGATGTAATGAAACAGGTGAAGTTTGATCAGATTTTTTCATTCAAGTATTCTCCTCGTCCTGAAACAGAAGCACAGCATTTTACAAATACGGTAGATGAGGAAGTGGCCTCACAGAGGCTTGCGTATCTGCAATCACTGCATAATGAACTTTTAGATGAGATCAATGCAAAGTATTTAGGACAGACTTTTCGTGTTTATTTTGAAAATTTAAACAAAGACAATTTTGTTTCAGGCAGAAGTGATAATAACCTTGTCATCAAAGTCAAAGGGAGTGAAGAGTTGTTAGGAGAGTTTAGAGATGTTAAAATTACTTCTATCGGCAGAACAATTTTAACAGGCGAACTCGTTGCTTAA
- a CDS encoding lysophospholipid acyltransferase family protein, with amino-acid sequence MLKKISRSLALYLLPFIGSLLIKLLYLTNKKVFHAPAALGEENFIMACWHGELLMIPYAYLRYRKTPHVKLIISDHFDGTLIAKTLSYFGFGTIRGSSRRNAARALLQGIKALKEGYDLGITPDGPKGPRHEVADGIIVMAQKADVKITLVEIKPSSYWQLNSWDKFVIPKPFGTITYYISDLLDIKGLELEEARDLIKKGLLKHEQ; translated from the coding sequence TTGCTTAAGAAGATAAGCCGTTCTCTTGCGCTTTACCTCCTTCCTTTTATAGGCTCTTTGCTTATAAAACTGCTCTATCTTACAAATAAAAAAGTTTTTCATGCACCTGCAGCACTTGGTGAAGAAAACTTCATAATGGCTTGCTGGCACGGGGAACTTTTGATGATCCCCTATGCCTACTTACGCTACAGAAAAACTCCCCATGTAAAACTTATAATTTCAGATCATTTTGATGGCACACTTATCGCAAAAACACTCAGCTATTTTGGTTTTGGTACCATTAGAGGTTCAAGCAGACGTAATGCCGCAAGAGCGCTTTTGCAAGGGATAAAAGCTTTAAAAGAGGGGTATGATCTGGGCATTACCCCGGATGGACCAAAGGGGCCACGGCACGAGGTTGCTGACGGGATTATCGTCATGGCACAAAAAGCAGATGTGAAAATTACCCTTGTAGAGATCAAACCGAGCAGTTACTGGCAGCTGAATTCATGGGATAAGTTTGTAATTCCCAAACCTTTTGGTACAATTACCTACTATATCAGTGATTTGCTGGATATAAAAGGGCTTGAACTTGAAGAGGCCAGAGACTTGATTAAAAAGGGGTTACTCAAACATGAACAATAA
- a CDS encoding triose-phosphate isomerase gives MIIAANLKTNLTRKATHKYMQELDSCVQKSSQEVIVFPAISSLDAYKTDITVGAQNAYPVEKGAFTGEIGLEHLTEFGIKTILIGHSERRHILGESQEFIAEKFHYFKEQGFRIIYCVGEPLAVRESSKEEMLAYLYQQYEGIDTQYENLIIAYEPVWAIGTGKIPTLEDIADIHSELKKKSSAPLLYGGSVKVNNVKDILQVENVDGVLVGSAALYADHFCSMIQAAEELEKN, from the coding sequence ATGATTATTGCAGCGAATTTGAAAACAAACCTTACAAGAAAAGCGACACACAAATATATGCAAGAGTTGGATTCCTGTGTGCAGAAGAGTTCTCAAGAGGTTATTGTTTTTCCTGCAATATCATCCCTTGATGCTTACAAGACAGATATCACTGTAGGTGCCCAAAATGCATACCCTGTTGAAAAAGGAGCATTTACCGGTGAAATCGGGTTGGAGCATCTTACAGAGTTTGGCATCAAAACCATACTGATAGGACACAGTGAACGTCGTCATATCTTGGGAGAATCCCAAGAATTCATAGCTGAAAAGTTTCACTATTTTAAAGAGCAGGGTTTTAGGATTATATATTGCGTAGGCGAACCACTTGCTGTAAGAGAGTCTTCAAAAGAGGAGATGCTTGCGTATTTGTATCAGCAATATGAAGGTATAGATACCCAGTATGAAAACCTGATTATTGCCTATGAACCTGTTTGGGCAATAGGTACGGGCAAAATACCGACATTGGAGGATATAGCAGATATTCACTCCGAATTGAAGAAAAAATCATCTGCACCGCTTTTGTACGGCGGCAGTGTGAAAGTCAACAATGTCAAAGATATTTTGCAGGTAGAAAATGTCGACGGTGTTTTGGTAGGAAGCGCAGCTCTGTATGCAGACCACTTTTGTTCAATGATACAAGCAGCAGAGGAATTAGAAAAAAATTAA
- the nusA gene encoding transcription termination factor NusA codes for MEKILDIAEAIGHEKGLQPEKVMEALKTAFVQTAKRVIGQNFAFEAHVDEDTKNLKIIQTITVVADNDEKLQDEETAPAYISLTEAKEYDDQVEIGDQLQIDHDLEDYGRTAASQLHREIEYHIQRLVEDEIYSKYKSKVGTLVSGRVTRVDAQNNTYIEVDEIRAVLPMKSRIKGEIFEVGDHIKAVVRRVNMDKENGMQIELSRTSPKFLEALLELEVPEIAEGSVIIEKSARIPGERAKIALLSTHPQVDAVGATVGVKGVRINAVSQELIGENIDCIEYTTIPELFVSRTMSPAIISHVEIVKNEEGENEKAIITLPADQKSKAIGKSGINIRLASMLTGLQIELVENDTVTTNEDGTVEEKKESVDALEALFN; via the coding sequence ATGGAAAAAATTTTAGATATAGCCGAAGCAATCGGTCATGAAAAGGGTTTGCAACCTGAAAAAGTAATGGAAGCACTAAAAACTGCTTTTGTACAAACTGCAAAACGTGTAATCGGACAAAACTTTGCTTTTGAGGCACATGTTGATGAAGATACAAAAAATTTAAAAATTATTCAGACAATCACAGTTGTTGCTGATAATGATGAAAAACTCCAGGATGAAGAGACTGCCCCCGCATATATATCACTTACCGAAGCAAAAGAGTATGATGATCAGGTAGAAATCGGAGATCAACTTCAAATTGACCATGACCTTGAGGACTACGGAAGAACAGCCGCTTCACAACTTCACCGTGAAATAGAGTACCATATACAAAGACTTGTGGAAGATGAAATTTACAGCAAATACAAATCAAAAGTAGGTACACTTGTCAGCGGTCGTGTCACACGTGTCGATGCACAAAACAATACATATATAGAAGTGGATGAAATTCGTGCAGTTTTACCAATGAAAAGCCGTATAAAAGGCGAAATCTTTGAAGTGGGTGATCATATAAAAGCGGTTGTAAGACGTGTAAATATGGACAAAGAAAACGGCATGCAAATAGAGCTTTCTCGCACTAGTCCAAAATTTTTAGAAGCACTCTTGGAACTTGAAGTGCCAGAAATTGCAGAAGGTTCGGTCATCATAGAAAAGTCAGCTCGTATTCCGGGTGAGAGAGCAAAAATCGCTCTTTTAAGCACACACCCGCAAGTGGATGCTGTCGGCGCGACAGTCGGTGTCAAGGGTGTACGTATCAATGCGGTAAGCCAGGAGCTCATTGGTGAAAATATTGACTGTATAGAATACACAACTATTCCTGAACTTTTTGTCTCACGTACTATGAGCCCGGCTATCATCTCTCATGTAGAAATTGTAAAAAATGAAGAAGGAGAAAATGAAAAAGCCATCATTACACTGCCTGCCGACCAAAAGAGCAAGGCAATCGGAAAAAGCGGTATCAACATCCGTCTGGCTTCAATGCTCACAGGTTTACAGATAGAACTCGTAGAAAATGATACTGTCACTACAAATGAAGACGGTACAGTAGAAGAGAAAAAAGAGAGTGTTGATGCGTTGGAGGCGCTTTTTAACTAG
- the nadD gene encoding nicotinate (nicotinamide) nucleotide adenylyltransferase: MKTIALYGGSFDPPHIAHEAIVKALSKLEFIDKVVVMPTFLNPFKKTFTAPAELRLRWLKDIFASYEDVEVSAYEVKLKRKVPTIATVKHLLKCYDKVYLVIGADNLASLHQWYAYDELKKLVTFIVVTRDAVKIPKNFIQLDIDEDISSSGLRENFDSSKIPEKVRDEITQYYKEHNARQNTKHSKHTR; encoded by the coding sequence ATGAAAACGATAGCACTTTACGGGGGTTCATTTGACCCTCCTCACATCGCACATGAGGCAATAGTCAAGGCTTTAAGCAAACTGGAATTTATCGATAAAGTAGTTGTAATGCCTACTTTTCTAAATCCGTTTAAAAAAACTTTTACAGCTCCGGCTGAATTACGACTCCGATGGCTCAAAGATATTTTTGCTTCTTACGAAGATGTGGAAGTCAGTGCCTATGAAGTGAAGCTGAAAAGAAAAGTGCCGACGATTGCGACCGTCAAACATTTACTCAAATGTTATGACAAAGTCTATCTGGTTATAGGTGCGGACAATTTAGCTTCACTGCATCAATGGTATGCTTATGATGAACTGAAAAAACTGGTAACTTTTATTGTTGTCACAAGAGATGCTGTAAAAATACCGAAAAATTTCATTCAACTTGATATAGATGAAGATATATCTTCATCAGGCTTAAGAGAAAATTTTGACAGTTCAAAAATACCGGAAAAAGTCAGAGACGAAATAACACAATATTAC
- a CDS encoding tyrosine-type recombinase/integrase: protein MKKSIDKYKKDFLTSLEEHRGYSDLTIKTYADVLNEAFGHIEIVEENGHTVVNLMPYRIFIAGLNAKTISKKLSAVRSFVAFVQEQGLHVTLQADESIKVAKTLPKPISHEHIVEALQKCDLKEKLLVSMLYTVGLRISELALLELENISGEWIRVIGKGNKQRDIPLLKSTRRLIDEYLSTFVLKKFLFEKNGERLSENSLRYMITKIFKRVALKVTPHQLRHSYASSLLNGGAPIVDVSELLGHASMATTQIYTKLGSALKQQNYNKAHPLGEREC, encoded by the coding sequence TTGAAAAAGTCAATAGATAAATATAAAAAAGATTTTCTCACCTCTCTGGAAGAGCACAGAGGCTATTCCGATTTAACGATAAAAACCTATGCCGATGTTCTGAATGAAGCATTTGGGCATATAGAGATAGTGGAAGAAAATGGGCATACTGTTGTAAATTTGATGCCTTACAGGATTTTCATCGCTGGTTTAAATGCAAAAACAATTAGTAAAAAATTAAGTGCTGTTCGAAGTTTTGTCGCATTTGTACAGGAACAGGGTTTACATGTAACCCTGCAGGCGGATGAGAGTATAAAGGTCGCAAAGACACTGCCAAAACCTATCTCCCATGAACATATTGTCGAAGCTTTGCAAAAGTGTGATTTAAAAGAAAAACTGCTGGTGAGCATGCTCTATACTGTGGGGTTGCGTATTTCTGAGCTTGCATTACTGGAACTGGAAAATATTTCGGGTGAATGGATACGGGTTATAGGAAAAGGTAATAAACAAAGGGATATACCGCTTCTCAAATCAACAAGAAGACTCATTGATGAATATTTGTCAACTTTTGTGCTAAAAAAATTTCTTTTTGAAAAAAATGGCGAAAGATTAAGCGAAAATAGTCTAAGATATATGATAACTAAAATATTTAAGCGTGTAGCCTTGAAAGTCACACCCCACCAGCTTCGCCACTCCTATGCCTCCTCTTTGTTAAACGGAGGTGCACCAATAGTGGATGTCAGTGAACTGTTGGGACATGCCTCGATGGCAACAACGCAGATATATACAAAATTAGGCAGTGCATTGAAACAACAAAATTACAACAAAGCACACCCCTTAGGGGAGAGAGAGTGCTGA
- a CDS encoding ABC transporter permease has product MTLFMKKITYILFMLLLISIISFLAIHAAPNSFFGAGELNPNMTKEAIEKLKAVYGLDKPLLQQYISWVKNIAVLNFGISFVSGQDVSSEILKRLPVTLWMNSISLVVVFVLSLYLGIKAALSYEKKSDYIIRQISLVSFSMPSFYLALLFIIFFSIKLEWFPIAGLHSIEAKEGFANYLDMAWHVTLPVSVMIFTGMGSMIIYIRSLTLEILKSDYYFFARARGLEKKELLRYYILPNLMPPVITLLGLSLPGLIGGSVILESIFGIEGMGQLFYISALSRDYPIIMGILMITALLTLVGNMLADLLLLKLNPYMNRT; this is encoded by the coding sequence ATGACACTTTTTATGAAAAAAATCACTTACATTCTTTTTATGTTACTGCTCATCTCAATCATTTCTTTTTTAGCAATTCATGCCGCACCAAACAGTTTTTTTGGAGCAGGAGAGCTGAATCCGAATATGACGAAAGAGGCAATAGAAAAACTGAAAGCTGTGTATGGACTGGATAAACCGCTTCTTCAGCAGTATATTTCGTGGGTGAAAAACATTGCTGTGCTTAATTTTGGCATATCATTTGTGAGTGGTCAGGATGTAAGTTCTGAGATACTCAAACGCTTGCCTGTAACTCTTTGGATGAACAGTATCTCTTTGGTTGTTGTTTTTGTTTTGTCCTTGTATCTTGGCATAAAAGCAGCACTCTCTTATGAAAAAAAGAGCGACTATATCATTCGTCAAATCTCTTTGGTCTCTTTTTCTATGCCTTCGTTTTATCTTGCACTGCTTTTTATCATCTTCTTTTCTATAAAACTGGAGTGGTTTCCTATAGCCGGGCTTCATTCTATTGAGGCGAAAGAAGGCTTTGCAAATTATTTGGATATGGCATGGCATGTGACTTTGCCAGTGTCAGTAATGATTTTTACAGGCATGGGAAGTATGATAATTTACATCCGGTCACTGACTCTGGAGATACTCAAAAGTGATTATTACTTTTTTGCACGTGCCCGTGGCTTAGAAAAAAAAGAGCTGTTGCGGTATTATATTTTACCAAATTTGATGCCACCTGTTATAACTCTGTTGGGGCTTTCTTTGCCCGGACTCATCGGCGGGAGTGTTATTTTGGAATCTATTTTCGGCATAGAGGGGATGGGACAACTTTTCTATATTTCTGCACTCTCCAGGGATTATCCTATAATTATGGGGATTTTGATGATAACGGCGTTGTTGACACTTGTGGGGAATATGTTAGCAGATCTACTTTTGTTGAAATTAAATCCTTATATGAATAGAACATAA